In Anoplopoma fimbria isolate UVic2021 breed Golden Eagle Sablefish chromosome 15, Afim_UVic_2022, whole genome shotgun sequence, the genomic window GCATTTCCTTCTGTTGTTTCTGCATGTATGTGTCAATCTCTTCCTTATCATTTTTCTACATTACTGCTCAACGTCTTCTGTTTATCTTTGAACTACTGAACTAAATCTAAAGCGTGTCACTGCCAGAGGAGTGACAGATGAGACCATGTGTGTGTTAAGAAAAGCAAATGTTGTGTTCAGTCAGCTGCAAAGAGTGGGGGAAATAAAGATGTGTTTGGATGAAAATATGgttgttattttaattatatttgatGAGAGCACTGATTTTTGGATGACAGTCTAGACATCAGAGTGGCCAGACAAAAAATATAGTAGAGAATATGAAAATCAGTTCATAACAGACAACAAACCGGAcactaaacaacacaaaatcaTCTTTATACGGTGAATCCCGGCCCTCTTACCATCCTTGCGGCTCCTGCTAAAACTATTAGCGAGTCCCATTTTGTCTCTAGTCTTCTTCAAACCTTTTCATATCTTGCAGGGCAATCCTTCCTTTGCAAGATGATGGCTGCGAATAAAGACACAGCGAGAGCCCGAGGCAACATCAGCAATCAATCACGGTTGAGTGGGGAGGAAAAACATCAGCTACGGCTCAATAAAAGAGCAGGACTGCACTCTCTTCTGAGGCTCTAAAactacagaagaaaaaaacatggagtcGTAACGTTAAAGATTCTAATGTAGCACCAAGCTGATATTTCAACTCAGGCTTCAGTCGTGGTTCAATGTATTTacagcattaaaagaaaaaagcagaaaaatgttACTGTGTActactatatataatattagaTTAGTTTTACTGAcgcattaatgtaaaagcagcaTTTTGCTCTTGTAGTTGGTTGAGTTGGAGCTCATTTTTAACTATTAACTAATTctcattatggattaatctgcagattattttatcCGTTAATGGAATGATTATTTGAGTTGAATTTAGAATATAGTGAAACACAATCACTTTTTGCCCAAAGAGACATATTCAATATGTTTGTTAAGTCCAAACCTCAGCATTatttcaaacacattcaaatcattacaattattaaaaggaaaagcagcaaatcttcacatttaagaaactAGAACCATGAAAATTTTGCATCTTTGCATGAAGAAATGATGATCAAATACATTGATTCGACTAATCGCTTCAGCTGTTCTTATACATGCTGTTGTGTCGTGTAATTTAAAACctcttcatatgttttttatgCAAGAAGTTGTATAGGATCTAAAGGTGccagataaatgtagtaaagtataaagtacaatatttccctctgaaatataACAAGATAATCctatataaaataatcctttattagtcccgcagcggggaaatttacaggattacagcagcatagagtatagtaaTATTCGTGTAATATTCATGTAATGAAGTACAAGTATAAAGTGGCATGAAAAGTGATGGCTCAAGTCAGCCATCAAGTCACACCTTGTTTAAATCCCACTCTGCTGATCAAACCTGACTGCTTTTTCATTTCGTGCGAGTTCATATCTTGGTTAAAGTTCGTCAGTTCAGTCTTCAGCAGTTCTACCCTTAACCCACATCTGAAGAAGCTCGCTGGCTGCATGAATGATGAATGAGACGGCTTTCATTAAATATGTGCACATTAAAGGGAACTCTGTTCAGCACACGTGTAGAGTAAAAACGTGGCCTTATGGACTTTATCCCCCAAAGGCGGTTTAATTTCTTTTATGCCGGCGTTAAGTGAACCATGGCTGCTCTACACAACAGCcttcattactattattattatattattatattattattattatattcctttattgatccccatgggggaaattcgggtgttgcagcagctcaactacacagaaacagataataaatacacatattatacaataaaataaaaatagaataaaataaaaaataagaatacaaataaaaaaatgtactgctTCTTAAACACACTGCACCTCGGAGAACATTGAACATATCAATATCgatggttcgatacccggcttcggcagtcgatgtgtccttgggcaagacacttaaccccgtcggtgtggactggatgttgcatgagtgttagttagagtctgatggtggcaccttgatggtagcctgtcatcagtgtgtgaatgggtgaatgatatgtaacatactactgactgtaagtcgctttggataaaagcgtctgctaaatgactgtaatgtaatgtaatatcagaTAATTGTTGCAAACAGTTGGACCAACCCTTCCTGTGATAGTGAGGGATGTTTGTGAGCTTTGTCTTTCAGTGACATGGATGAAGAATCAACAAGGAGTCACTGAGACTAAGATCGAACTGGGTTGTGAAAGTGTCCCAGCCTCGACCCTGATTCTCTGCTGAGTGCTTAAAGGTtgtgtctgtgtcagtgtgaaGTGTCTGTGATCTGGATCCAGGATAGCAGGCACATGCACTAACACCTTCGGGGTTAAAGGTCAGATCTCTGTCGGGGGTTTTAACCTATATTAAAGGTAgaagaacacaaacagcagtgaagAAAAGTCACATACATTTCAGTCGTAGACACTTTCATGCAGGAATTAATCGtttttagcaacaaaaaaacgtGGATTCTTCTAGAGAACTAATCCCTTTAATAAAACgtctttaaataaacaataccAAAAATATAACACATGAGGAGGTGTGGTGGAAAATGGCTGCTCTGTTCACCGTACAGTCTATGATTTGAGCCAGTGATAGTGAAGCATGAATGAAACTTACCCTGAGAAGCTAATGCTGATGCTAAGTGCTCTCCTTTAACATCGTATTCTtcacaccttttttcttttctcttgatACTTGAAGTACATTTTGTTACTAACACTTCAATACAAACAACCAAAATTAATTGACTGATTACCTGGGTCATCGAGGTAATGCTACTCTGTCAAATTGAGATACCATTGagccacactgtcactaactgcactatCTGTATAGATATTATCTATTTTTCTTAATAGATAATAATCTATATAGTCTTATCACAAAAACAAGTTGAAACCTCATCACTTCACTTCTTCTCAGCCATGTTGCCGAATAGTGACACCTTTAAAGAAAAGGACTCAGGAAAATCTAAGTAAAGGAATGCGAAATGGAAATTCAATGTGCTGTAATGCTTGAATTTCCAGTTGTGGTAACAGTGTTGCTGTACACTTCTTCCAAATCACTGACCAACAGTGGAGTCAAACCTTCCAGAGTataaaacaagatggtgaaTATTTGCtgcaggtttgttttgtttattaatgtgtaCATTGATGCACTCAGGGTCCAGTAGGGgccttttttatataaaatctaCAGCACATTATACACGTTGCTGAATGTACTTCCCTTCCACatattcttctttattttgAATCCTCATGATTTTAAAGTTTGTCTGTTACCTGCTTTTTATAAAAAGACATTGATTATAACCTTGACATCAACTGTAAAGTAGTGAAAGCGGGATTTGAagggagacaaaaacacaagaaacgACAGCAATGTAGATATCCTCGAGAGAATATTCATTTTTGTCTCATTAGTGTGATAACATAATTTGTCAGGGGAGTTGAAAAGCTTTCTGTTTGGGCACTTTTGGACGTTAACTTAAAAGTAAATGAGACAGCTATACAAAGGGTTGTTCTGGTGATCTTTACTGTCCTACCGCCTTTCTGAAAAGCCATAAATGGCCTGGTTATTAGATGCAGATGAGTCAGTCAGGTcctttaaatttagtttttttttttcaagaattaAATGAAAAGCTGTTGAAGCTGCTTTTACCCTCAACACTAACCTCCTTTTAAAAGCAGGCTTTTTTTCTCTAAAGCCTTTGATTAGGTTTTATcctggttttttttacagtgtttgtctgtaaacgtttgtctgtgtgcaAATATTCTTTACCCCtacaaattgtattattttggtCCATTTAAACAATGCTccactctttgttttttatgtatgaaTGTTACAAGCAGACGTTGAAAGCACAGTTGTTGCCACAGCTTTAGAAATATTTAGGTCATCCTGAAAACAAAGTTTATagtatttttccttttcagctaatctttcttcttctctgctgctgtgacacTTTTCCCTGTATGGTAGAAAGAAATCTAccttattttactacttttatcCATAAATAACACGTTACTGATCTGTGACTGttactttaacttatttaaagtcagtcagtgtttttatattttaaatttcataCATTATAATTTATTCCCTTAGAGGTTACAAAGCACACAGTTGTCAACAGCACAGTGTCcccatttttaatgaatgttgAAGGAGAAAGTTGGGAGAGTTTATTCATAATTGTCTCTTTTAAAAAGACTCCTTGATTGGCTGAGAAAAAGTAAATGATGTCAGTAATTCAATTTTATAAATACAGTGAAGAATGATAATGAAAAACCGAGTGACCCAAGGGCAGACATTTGGAGACAAGGTCCATTGTCAATGAATAAATTATGTGCCGGAGCAAAATCATGATGAAGAGCTTTAGAGGCTTGTTGTTTTTGACCTGTAACCTTTCTTTTCACTCAGGCAGACTAAAATGTCAAATCTGCCGGGGCGTCGGAGCCACAGGCGGCCGCTGCTTTACTGGTAAACACACAGACCACTAAaagcaggtttttcttttcacgGCCACTGAAAGGTTAGACTGTTAACTCGGGTCATGTGGGCAGTTGACCATCCTCTTTATCTGACCagctactgtatatatttacatacatatctGACCCACATTTATACATCAAGAAACACTGGTTTTAAGTCTCTGGTTTCTCCTTTTCactgtgtaaaaatgtgaatacgCTGTTTTTCCTACACAAGAAATCTAAATGAACTCAAACTACACTCTAGTGAAGACTCAGAGACATTTCAATAACtttaattatacttttttttagtttttctgcatttattatGTTGTGTTGATCGTTGAATAATATAAACAATGCGACAAACATCCTTTTTTACCTTTACTTCAATCCATTTATCACTTTTAATCGgtttataaacatataataagTTGTTTATAACACTTTGAAAATATAGTTTTAAGCAGATATGAGGACATgtaaaagtgtttattaatgattCAACAACCACTTTACTTAAGCTGTCCCTATTTATCATCTATAAGcagtataaatatttaataaaggtATTATAACACTGACGTTATATGCAGATATACATGTTAATTGATGTATTTATCATGGGAGTAGTTAGAATTGTTGACAGATGATGTAATGCACTTTAAAATGTCCATATAGCTGCATAAACCTACAATATAATGTGTTATTAAtactttattaatgtttatgtacttcttataaacagtggTGAGAGAGTAACTAAGTACAGTACTGTGCTTTAGTACTGTTTTGAGATACCTGTACTTTAGTATGTCcattttcagaaatgttatacctctacatctcagaggaaaatgttttttttactttgatctacatttattttaaaagttaaggTCCCtatgattttgaatgcaggacttgtacttgcaacagagtatttctacactgtggtatttctacttttacttaagtacaagaTCTGAGTACTTTTCTCCTATTGCATCATGGCTAGGATAGGTTTAAACATGTAAGTCAAACTTCCTCGAGGTTCTTTAACATCTAAAGCATGAAAAGAATTCTGCATGATGCAATTGTATGTCAACCTGGCTGTTAGTTCTACTGAGAGTCTGCATTCATTCATGCTGAGGAAGAATAGAGACATAAACAGTGACCAGCTTTGACACCACGATACTCACTAAAACTGCCAAAATGTTGCTTTCACTGAAATATGATGATTGACCTAAAACATGCAGCTGGATTAGTTGTGATTTTTAATATGGAGAAATGATCTCTTCTGAATTAAATGGAGAGATTTACCGGTCGAACTGTATTTGATCCGTGATTAAGGCAGACTCAATGATTTTATAGCCtttggagaggaaaaaaaacagagcagtccatatttgtgaatgttttaataTCCATGTTTTTGCACCACACGTACACAACCACAACTCACTCCTCGATGCCTGAGTGTATATTTACACTGGCTTCATGTTTGTAGGTACAAAACCTCTTctaataaaggtttttttttctacttttcttactttaacttctttttttcttacttttcttactttaacttatttaaagtcagtcagtgtttttatattttacatttcttacattATAATTGATTCCCTTAGAGGTTACAAAGCACACAGTTGTCAACAGCACAGTGTCCCCATTTCTTACATTATAATGTATTCCCTTAGAGGTTACAGTGCAGCAATACTGCAGGCAAGAacagatattcaaaataaatagaaacatgtgtaacatcaaaaaaaaaacatgatagtGTACAAGTTTATCTTACATCTAATCAAGCTCACGTTCAACGAGGGTCTGCACTGTGGGGGCCACACACTAGAAACCAGCTGAGaacaagttgaaaaaaaaacattatactatatatatatatataaaaaacactttcacatcTGATCCACTACAacatcttctcctctctctcccacgGAACCGGATCCTGCTCCTCCTCGACGTGCGTATTCCTGCGCCCTGTCCAGAAGTGCTCCACATCTGGGATGGTCTTCTCACTCTCCTTGGAGACCTCGTTTCCCACCTCTTTGGCCCCGACTTCAGCACCGTTCCCCTCCGTTTGGGGACACTTGGTTCTGCTGATGGGCTTCGTGcctctgcaggtggaggtgaacCAGATGCGGATCAAACCCTGGCGCACGTCGTCGTACATGGTCATCAGGATCACCGGAGAGAGGGCGCTGCATGCGTAAAGGAGGACTTGTGCAAAGATGATCAGACCCACAGGAGGCTTGTTGAACCCCAGCCTGATCCAGGTGAAGGTCCCCCACTCTGGCAGCAGCATGAGCCCCAGGGCCCCGCTCAGACACAGCAGAACCAGGGTGACTTTGCTCTGGTGCCAAGGGTTGGGTGCATGGTTCACCGCAGTGTGGAGAGCTTTGGTGTAATACGCAATGGTTAAGGTGACCGGCACCAAGAAGGTAGCAGTTGGATAAATCTTGTAGAACAAACTCATGAAGTCAGAAGCACACACTGGCATCTCAGACACGCATATGGAGTCACGACCAAGAGGCACCAGAGAAGCAAAAAGCATCTGAGGGATTGGAAACATCATGGAGATGATCCAAATGAAGGCCAGGGCTGCGTGGATCCACGTCGGGCTGCAGAGGGTGGTGCAGGGGTCCAGGGTGTGTTTGGCTCTGGTGGTGACTGCAAGCATTAAAGTTTTGGCCACAATGCAGGAGTGCTGGAACCAGTCCGTGGTGCTGCAGAGGAACCTCCCCAGAGTCCAGGTCTGCTTGTAGTAGGTGATGGCTCGCACCGGAGCGCACAGGAGCAGGATCACCAAGTCTGTGGAGGCCAGGGAGGCGAGGAGAGCCTTCACCTCAGAGCCTCCTCCACTCCTGAAGTCATGGAGGAAAATCAGCAAAACCAGCAAATTCCCAACAGCTCCAGACACACAGATCCCGATGAGGATGACCGGCATGGCTGTCCTGGTGTCCTCCCCCTGGAGAAGCTGAACTCCTCCGACGAAATCGAAAAAGGAGACATTTGCTGGTCGATCAACATCCATCTCCTCCAGAGAGACTTTAAAGTTGGAGCTCCTTGAAGtgggaaaataacaaacaaaatgtgtttttttttctcttgggtTCcactttgtttctctgcagactTGAAGGTCCTGGAGGGATAAGGAGGTCGGAGGAGCTGTCCAGGGCTCCGCGGTGCTGAAACGCTGCTGACGGGGTCGTGATCGCATCACAAGTGGGTGAGCAGGCTGGCAGGTAGGCTATTTCAAGGGCTGCCATTTACCATCGGCAACCACTCACGTCATTTTGTATATCTGTGTGGCTCCGGGCTGCAGCAGCCCAAATGTGAGCGCAGCGTgatgtaatttacattttaaaaaaagaaaaaatactcaGAGGGATCACTTCTGGTGTCAGCAGCATGTCAAAGTGACACAGTTATCTGAATCTTCTGGATGTCTGTCAGACATCTCTTTAGACTGAACAGGCAGTGACTTTTACTGGAGCCGCTGGACAATATTTGGCATTTAGTGCAGATATGTAAATTGTTTAAACCACTAATCATATTATTCTGCAAAACACTGTAAAGTCTTAAAGGTATGCAACTTCTCATTAGGGCAAACGTCccttcaatacattttaatgtcatcCTAACATATGAACATCGTCAAAATAAGTATCTTAAATCACTGAATTGATGGCTCACATTTCCCTAACTCCCCAAACTTACAAGAAAAATATCCAATGCCAAACATCAACCTTATAAGTCAAACTGAGAAGAATAAACAACATTACGGTTTGCTGAGGATCAAATTCAGTATTTTAAAGTACTTATTCATATGTGAAACTACTTTTTGAAGATGAAGAAACATTTTTCTGtcagaaatgaaatgttgaacttgtgttcacacacacccacaattCAATATGCAGAAGACAGCCcgacttggtctggtatgaccccGTAGCTTATGTAATCTAATGTTACTATTAAACTGCACTTTCCACTTGAGACACAGTGGCTGCTCTTCAGCAAAAGTTACGTAGGTTCCCTTTaaccttctgtttcttttaatgACTTGATTAAGAATTGTATCAAGAGCATTGTGTCAGCACCACTTTCCAATAAGACTCTGTTTGTTGTAACGAATGGGTCATTGGTATTCAGTCTGTCACTGCTGCTGTAAAGATCAGTACAAGTCGTTTTTAAGAACAACTTTTGGGTTTGCACTGAATCTGCATCGCGATTTAACAGCAGATGTTCTACAAAATGTGTTAGAGGCCATTTAATGACAGAATTGCTTGTGTCCAGctgagtttatttttcaaatgtaaaatcatCCTTACATATCTTAATCACAGTTCTTTAACAACACAATTTCAGGGATCATtatcaaacatgtctttatcCGTGTTAACTtgcatgttaaaaatgaatgtcagcagatatattattatcagactttttaaactctcaaataCCTGTGTCAGTATCGGTTTCAACCTTCGAGGGACTATTGGCACATTGTGGAAAATTCAACAtgacaattttgttttttgctttttaaaccTCTCCAGTTAACTGTTTGACCTCTGCACTTTCTggaaaaaacatgcatgtgaCTTCACAACAGTTGTTTACTGCAGATTTGACGTCTTATTATAAAAGTGAGAAACCAGTGAGCATTTATTAATGGAATACCAGCTTTAATACCATCATTATAACCAAACAAAAAGGAGGGATCCATATTTTCCCCCTCCAAATATACTAAATATACTGATACATTTCTATCTTTTCCCCAAATTTACCACCCTAATTGCAATGATTTTTCTTATGTAAAGTAACTTAAAGAATCATGCTGCACAAAAAAACTGAGTTAGCCGCCTGCTGTGAACTAATGAATGTGACTGAAAGAGGAAAACGCTGAATTTTTAATAACAACATTGACAAATAAACAGTATTTAATGTGGATCACGTCAAGTCGTGCATCACGGTCCTAACTAAATATGAATGAGCTATAGTATGTAATGTTTTAGGGGTATTCACACAGGAGTCAAATATTTATGATTGAAGTGAAACGAAATGGCAAATCAGGCTCATTATCAGTCCTGCACAGTGCACGAAGCAGACTGCGCCACGGAGTGAGGTGTGTTTACTTGACTTGAAGAGCATCCAGATAATGAAGGGGAggaagggtgggggtggggcggtggggggttgggggggttgTATGTGGAGAGGTGAGGGTGCCCACTCAAATGCTGTCACCTCCTCTAAGagagctggttgctaggagaccgGAGCCACCATCACAGTATGGGGTTAGGAAGATGTGAGGCATCATGAAGTAGTGCGAGATATGGACGGGTAGAGAGGCTTTAAAGAGACTCTGGAGCTTCACATGTAATGAATAAATGGTTACAACGGTGTGATTGCAGAGGTGGCAAAAGGCTTTGGTGATATTTAGAGACAGGATATAATAGCACAAGCAGGGCTGCTGCCCTTGCAGCGTGCAGCAATCAGGGATAATTGATATGTTATGGACTTTGCAAGGCTAAGAATACGAGTAGGTTTCAGCTCCCACTGGTTTTGCTTCCAGGAAAACTATCAGTGTAACATTAATGTAACGCTCAAATCTGCATTTCTTTACGCAGAGATCCACTTGTAATATTCAAGTGTGTCCCCACACGTATAGATCTGCAACACATTTCTAGATGAATAAttagtaatatatataaatatttataacattttttatagcCATTTTCATGCCTAATTGAACAGGATTAGTAGCTAAATtaggcagaaaataaaaaggaaatacgCAGTAACACTAAGTATAATGTTTGATAACAGTATCATGaacattcatggtgcccagagcATGACCCCTAATGGTGATCACCCGATAATTATATCATAATCCTTCAGGATTACCAATATAGCAGCTtttgtgatcccctgacttttcatctagcgccaccatcaggtcaaaatttccATTTGTCCAATTCTTTGATTATGACTTAATATCTGCAAAACTGATGACATTCCCATCCGACTCATCCGCtggactttgtgtttggtgctaatACCAACTTACTTACACGCTAAATGGAACTTGTGAACATttaacattatacctgcttgacaatgagcatgttagcattgccaGCTAGCATTAGGATAAGCCTCAAAGTAGAGCAGCCTCCTTTAGCCACCAGTATGGCTGTAGTCTTGTTCTAATATGTTTTGGGGTGAATGAATGGAACAAATCACCATTCATTAACTCTATTCATGATTTTGGGGTGGATTAAATGACTTGAAGAAGATCTTGCTCCTATGAGGTTCTGTCATTCTGTCAATCATGAAAGCTAATATCCATCAAAAGGTGCATTAGTGTGCTTTAATTTTCTGCCGTGTCTCATTTGAGAAAGTAAGTCAGTTTTTAAATGGCGGCAGTCTCATCTTGgaacaaaaacagtttctcAGCGAGGTCTTGGAAGCATGAAAGAGACTTATTTTTGAATTGTCTGTGCGCCTACGTGTATTGTGTGCTACTtcggttttctttttttgggaaACAACCCAGACCAACTGAGATACAAGAGCATTGTGTGAGATTCGGATTCCTTACATTCCCTCGAGGCTTTTACAAGGCCAGAgaaggacaaaataacagaaaaaaaagaaaatgaaagagaggtAGGGGAGGACACGAACAAAAACCCAGAGCTGCGTAAGAGTCTAGATGAACTCCAGTAATGTTCCCCTTGGAGATATCCCAGAGTAGAAACAAAGATGAAGTACTTTTTCCACCACAGGGCTGTCTACCCTAAGAAGCAGACCTTGCCACGATACATTTCTGTCCCAAATCCCTTGATGCAGAAAAGCTTTTTACAGTATCAAAGAAAGCAAATgcagggttgttgtttttttgtcatcattCGCATCATTCAGAGAGATCAAAGGTAAAAGGGTCTCCCCAGGTAACCGCAGACATAAAACCGTGCTGTTATTGATCTTATTGCTCAGAAGTGGAGAAGCGATTAGTcatttgttgttgatgttgcgaccctgttttacattaaaactgACTGCTTTCAAGTTCCCCACCGTCATCAGACCAAA contains:
- the LOC129103684 gene encoding G-protein coupled receptor 151, translated to MRSRPRQQRFSTAEPWTAPPTSLSLQDLQVCRETKWNPREKKTHFVCYFPTSRSSNFKVSLEEMDVDRPANVSFFDFVGGVQLLQGEDTRTAMPVILIGICVSGAVGNLLVLLIFLHDFRSGGGSEVKALLASLASTDLVILLLCAPVRAITYYKQTWTLGRFLCSTTDWFQHSCIVAKTLMLAVTTRAKHTLDPCTTLCSPTWIHAALAFIWIISMMFPIPQMLFASLVPLGRDSICVSEMPVCASDFMSLFYKIYPTATFLVPVTLTIAYYTKALHTAVNHAPNPWHQSKVTLVLLCLSGALGLMLLPEWGTFTWIRLGFNKPPVGLIIFAQVLLYACSALSPVILMTMYDDVRQGLIRIWFTSTCRGTKPISRTKCPQTEGNGAEVGAKEVGNEVSKESEKTIPDVEHFWTGRRNTHVEEEQDPVPWEREEKML